A region of Ahaetulla prasina isolate Xishuangbanna chromosome 12, ASM2864084v1, whole genome shotgun sequence DNA encodes the following proteins:
- the LOC131184306 gene encoding phospholipase A2 group XV-like, with amino-acid sequence MKLKLELTCLRSVEFLTSPCFNVTGDNNRIPVISSFKIRDQQRSAVSTSWLLPYNYTWSPGKIFVSTPSANYTIRDFQKFYADIGFEDGWLMRKATEALIYSMAPPGVRTHCLYGTGVNTPDSFVYDSFPDKEPKIFYGNGDGTVNLESALQCQKWVGQQEQKVMLYELPGNEHIEMLYNNLTISYVKKVLFSS; translated from the exons ATGAAG cttAAACTGGAATTAACATGTTTACGATCAGTCGAATTCCTAACAAGTCCTTGCTTTAACGTCACAGGGGACAACAATCGGATTCCCGTGATCAGCTCTTTCAAGATCAGGGACCAACAGAGATCCGCCGTTTCCACCAGCTGGTTGCTTCCTTACAATTACACCTGGTCCCCGGGGAAGATCTTCGTCAGCACGCCTTCCGCAAACTACACGATTCGGGATTTCCAGAAGTTCTACGCGGACATCGGTTTCGAAGACGGTTGGCTGATGAGAAAAGCGACGGAAGCTTTGATTTACAGCATGGCGCCCCCCGGCGTGCGCACGCACTGCCTGTACGGCACTGGGGTCAATACTCCAGACTCGTTTGTCTACGACAGCTTCCCAGATAAAGAGCCGAAAATCTTTTACGGGAACGGAGACGGGACAGTAAACTTAGAAAGTGCCTTACAGTGCCAGAAGTGGGTAGGTCAGCAGGAACAAAAAGTGATGCTTTATGAGCTTCCAGGAAACGAACATATTGAGATGCTCTATAATAACTTAACCATATCCTACGTTAAAAAGGTTCTTTTCAGCTCATGA